A window from Lentisphaera araneosa HTCC2155 encodes these proteins:
- a CDS encoding DUF1559 domain-containing protein: MENKQFSLIELLVVVAIIGILASLLMPSLKSARGSAKQASCKNNMKQLGIGILMYHGDQDEKIPYANINGSIDGWDSLIRSYLTTKTASGFWDSTEKIDSMRCPSARQPEIIGTIYTGTYAMPAGNANDATMTNLAVPHYGYRIVGGSPYRKISDLPDPTGTMALTEVDTSSGASRQGIGFFTHRADFQTNDGANGSSNDGSSNTTLNLHNRSNVNYLFADGHVESLYPLSTRVVGAGGPSSAWDGIWSVAAGD, translated from the coding sequence ATGGAAAATAAACAATTCAGTCTAATTGAGCTCTTGGTCGTGGTTGCGATCATTGGAATTCTCGCATCGCTCTTGATGCCATCGCTGAAATCTGCCCGCGGATCAGCAAAACAAGCTTCCTGTAAAAATAATATGAAGCAACTAGGCATCGGCATTCTCATGTACCATGGTGATCAAGATGAAAAAATTCCTTATGCCAACATAAATGGCTCAATAGATGGTTGGGATAGTCTTATTAGAAGCTACCTGACAACTAAGACGGCTAGTGGATTTTGGGATAGCACTGAAAAAATAGACTCCATGCGTTGCCCAAGTGCTCGACAGCCTGAAATCATAGGAACAATCTACACAGGAACTTATGCCATGCCTGCTGGAAATGCCAATGATGCGACTATGACTAACCTAGCTGTTCCGCATTATGGTTATCGTATAGTAGGAGGCTCTCCCTACCGTAAAATATCCGACCTTCCCGACCCCACAGGAACCATGGCTTTAACAGAAGTCGACACCAGTAGTGGTGCCTCTCGTCAAGGCATAGGTTTCTTTACACATAGGGCAGACTTTCAAACCAATGATGGAGCCAATGGCTCATCCAACGACGGCTCTTCAAACACCACACTCAATCTCCACAATAGATCCAATGTTAATTACCTATTTGCCGATGGCCATGTCGAATCACTCTACCCGCTCTCCACACGAGTTGTTGGTGCGGGTGGCCCTAGTTCTGCTTGGGATGGCATTTGGAGTGTAGCTGCTGGTGATTAA